A window from Cryptomeria japonica chromosome 1, Sugi_1.0, whole genome shotgun sequence encodes these proteins:
- the LOC131070151 gene encoding uncharacterized protein LOC131070151, translated as MTIEYSQYFVAHVVPKLFDLAEPIPTLDDGEEDKPKVGGTRHHIDDDDNDEEGGGGGRSGGVGVGGAGGIGKILQSPATLVITKLTNKEEEIVEPTLVLTPNDPKDPDPPFPQILAQPKSVPEPTFYFLDQLKQVSIKFPLFQAIKDIPIYSKVLREACLKKVGWKKKDPTIVHALGKLANTMLGNVIMPKYLDPGSPIVSIMINGVMIQNALIDLGATINVMTKEIVQILNLAHIRPTHTILQLADSFTVKPYGIIEDIVVTLESWEYPTDFMILSPKTTLGGYLVILGRPWLATVDAYIGCRSRNMTILNGDSTKN; from the exons atgactatTGAGTATTCACAATACTTCGTAGCACATGTAGTGCCCAAATTGTTTGACCTAGCCGAGCCAATTCCTACGTTGGATGATGGTGAGGAGGACAAGCCAAAAGTGGGAGGAACTCGACATCACatagatgatgatgacaatgatgaggaGGGTGGGGGTGGAGGCAGATCGGGTGGAGTAGGTGTAGGTGGTGCTGGTGGGATAG GAAAAATTCTACAATCACCAGCTACTCTAGTAATCACAAAGTTAACCAATAAGGAGGAAGAAATAGTTGAACCAACCCTAGTTTTGACACCTAATGATCCTAAGGATCCAGACCCTCCATTCCCTCAAATATTGGCTCAACCAAAATCTGTTCCTGAGCCAACATTTTATTTTCTAGATCAGCTTAAGCAAGTCTCCATAAAATTTCCTCTTTTCCAGGCCATTAAGGATATACCTATATATAGCAAAGTTCTTAGGGAAGCTTGTTTAAAGAAAGTTGGATGGAAGAAAAAAGACCCTACAATAGTTCATGCTTTGGGTAAACTAGCTAACACCATGCTGGGAAATGTGATCATGCCTAAGTATTTAGATCCTGGTAGTCCaattgtttcaattatgataaatgGAGTCATGATTCAAAATGCTCTAATAGACTTAGGAGCTACTATTAATGTAATGACCAAGGAGATTGTGCAAATTCTAAATTTGGCCCATATAAGACCTACTCATACAATTCTCCAATTAGCTGATAGTTTTACAGTTAAACCATATGGTATCATAGAAGACATTGTGGTAactcttgaatcttgggagtatcctaCTGATTTTATGATTCTATCACCTAAGACTACTTTGGGAGGTTATCTAGTTATTTTGGGAAGGCCTTGGTTGGCTACTGTAGATGCTTATATTGGTTGCAGATCTAGGAACATGACTATTTTAAATGGAGATAGTACAAAAAATTGA